A single window of Betta splendens chromosome 11, fBetSpl5.4, whole genome shotgun sequence DNA harbors:
- the sdhaf3 gene encoding succinate dehydrogenase assembly factor 3, mitochondrial, with translation MAISSHVFAVRSLYKRILVLHRFLPLDLRALGDQYVRDEFRRHRNASDEETKSFMAEWENYRSTLQHQVLESAGHSSVKFGANLSKEQVRHFQDEQIGQLYELMLESTKPKRQFHIWEDK, from the exons ATGGCGATTTCTAGTCATGTGTTCGCGGTCCGATCACTGTACAAGAGGATTCTGGTGTTGCACCGGTTCCTGCCCCTCGACCTACGAGCCCTCGGTGACCAGTACGTGAGGGACGAGTTCAGAAGACATAGAAACGCTTCAGACGAGGAGACGAAGAGCTTCATGGCAGAGTGGGAG AACTACAGGAGCACCCTACAGCATCAGGTCCTGGAATCAGCAGGACACAGCTCAGTCAAGTTTGGAGCCAATCTGTCAAAGGAGCAAGTGAGACATTTCCAGGATGAACAGATCGGGCAGCTTTATGAACTTATGCTGGAGTCCACCAAACCCAAAAGGCAGTTCCACATCTGGGAAGACAAGTGA